In the Brevundimonas mediterranea genome, CCCAGGTCCGAACGCACGCCGCGGACTTCCTTGATCACGTTGATCTTCTTGTCGCCGCCGTCGATCAGGACGACGGTGAACTCGGTTTGCTCTTCGGCGGCTTCAGCCGGAGCAGCGCCGCCACCGGCCGGCATGGCCATGGCGACGGGGGCAGCGGCGCTGACGCCCCACTTTTCTTCAAGCAGCTTCGACAGTTCAGCAGCTTCGAGAACGGTCAGAGCGGACAGGTCTTCGACGATCTTGGCGAGGTCAGCCATTGTCAGTTTTCCTTCGGAGGATTGGGATTAGGGAGTGATGCAGAGATGAAAGGCTGTGCCGCTTACGCGGCTTCCTTGGTGGCGTAGGCGTTGAACACGCGAGCCAGCTGACCGGCGGGTGCTTGCAGCACGCCGGCGATCTTGGTCGCGGGCGCATTGAGCAGGCCGATGAGTTGGCTGCGGACCTCGTCGAGGGTCGGGAGCTTGGAAAGAACTTCCACGCCCTTCACGTCGACGACGGTTTCGCCCATGAAGCCGCCGATGATCTTGAAACGATCATTGGCCTTGGCGAACTCGGTGGCGACCTTGGCGGCCGTACCGGGGTTCTCGGCGTATGCGATGCCCACGGGACCCTTGAACAGGCCGTGGTAGTCGCTGCCTTCTTCGGCTTCGAGCGCCTTCAGCGCCAGGCGGTTCTTGACCACCTTGAACGCGCCGCCTTCTTTACGAAGACGGCCGCGCAGATCTTCCATTTCCGCAACGGTCAGACCCAGGTTGTGGGTCACGACCACGGAGCCGGCGTCGGCGAATACGCCCTTGAGCGTCTCGATCGACTCGGCCTTTTGTGCGCGGTCCATTGCGGTCTCCAGTCTTGGCATTCGCCGCCGGGCTTATTCCCGACGACGGATTGGCCAAAGCGCCGCGCATCGCTGCGAAGCGTTCAGGCCGGTCGTATTGTCCGAAGGATGCGTCTGACGGCGTCCGTCCCGGAATGCGGGCTGACAGCGCTAGGTCGCGTCCCCATCTCCCCACGGCGTCAGAGGGCTCTCTGACAGTTATGGCCTGGGTGCCCCCCACGCCCCGAAGTTCTCGGACAGGACCGTCAAAGGATTGAACCTCTGACGGGAAGCGGCGCTCATACAGGGAGCCCAACAGGAAATCAAGGAGCCGAGCGCATGGCCTATGAACTCTACTACTGGCCCACAATCCAGGGGCGAGGCGAGTTCGTCCGCCTGGCGCTCGAAGCCGCCGGCGCGGACTATGTCGATGTCTCGCGCCAGGACAATGGAAAGGCGATGATGACGCTGATGGAGACCGCAGCCACGCCCTCCTTCGCCCCGCCCTTCCTGCGCCTGGGGGATCGCACCGTCGGTCAGGTGGCCGCCATCCTGGCCTGGCTGGGTCCGCAGCTGGGGCTCAGCCCGAACGGCGACAGCGACCGCGCCTGGCTGAACCAGATTCAGCTGACCTTCGCCGACCTGGTCGCCGAGGCCCACGACACCCACCACCCGGTCGATCTGATGGCCTACTACGACGAGCAGAAATCCGAGGCCGCCCGCCGGTCCAAGGCCTTCCGGGAGCAGCGAATCGGGAAATTCCTGCGCTGGACCGAACAGGTCCTCATAGCCAATCCCTCCGGCCCGGATTGGCTGGTCAGCCACCATCTCACCTATGCCGATCTGTCTCTGTTCCAGGTGGTGGAGGGCTTGCGCTATGCCTTCCCCAAGGCGACCGAAGCCGTGCTCAACACCACGCCGCATATTGTCGCCGTCCGCGACAGGGTCGCCGCTCTGCCCCGTGTCAGCACCTATCTAAAGAGCGACCGCCGCATCCCGTTCAACGAGGACGGCATATTCCGTCGCTATCCCGAACTGGACGGCTGAGGCTTACCGGCGCCCGGACTTGCGCCCTGTTTGCCCACCCGTCTCGCAGTCGAATCGGGCGCAATATTTGGTCATCAACTCTCCGATGAAGGCCGTCAGATGTTCCATAGTGATCTCGTTCATCACCGCGCTTAGCTGAAGCGTCTTCGTCGCGACCTGGCGGCCTACGGGACTGTCATAGAAGGCGATCTGGGCCTCGAGCTCTTCGACTGTGAACGTCGACGCGTAGTGGGGGACCATGTCCGCCATCATGTCATCGACCATGGCGGTCAGCATGCGCGGCGCGTTACTCCGCAGCCAAGCCGCCTCTTCGGCGCCCTGCCCCTCCGTGTCCGCCTTGGCCAGTTGGTCCGCGATCATCGCCTCCATGACCTTGGTGAAGTTCGGCCCGGCCGAGAGTCGGATAACCCGCTCCGCCAGCGCCGTCCGCTGAGCCAGGCCGCGATCCTGCGCTGCGACAGGTCCGACCGCAAACAGGCCGAACAGAGCCGCAACCGTCAAAAGCCCAATGATACGCATATCGTCCCCCTTGCCGTTCTTATCCGAGCACGGCGTGCAGGTGGCCAGAGGGAATCGCCTCTCGGTTGCTCAATCGCTCGGTGGCGTGGCGGCGAAGTCGCGGATCAGTAGGGCGAGGTCGGCTTCGTGAACGCTGTCCGCCGCCGCCTCAGGCGTCATCCAGCGCCGATCGCGCTGGTGCGCCTCGGGCCAATCGCCCAGTTGGAGCACCACCTCCATCGGATAGACGGCGACGACATGGCGTCTCAGATCACCGCTGCGAACGATCTTGGCATAGCGGAAATGACCGATGGTCGCGTCGCCTATGGGACCACGAACGCCCGCCTCCTCCAGCGCTTCCTGAGCCGCCGCTTCGGCGTCGGTCTTTCCGGCCATACGACCGCCCTTGGGAATGACCCAGCGCCGCGTTTCGCGCGATGTGATCATCAGGATTTCCAGACCCGCCTCGCCGCGTCGCCACGGCAGGGCTGCGACCTGACGCGTTTCCGACCGGCCTGTGCGTTTCGCGGCTTTGGCCATTCTCTATCCCCGTCCGGCGCGGCTTGCAAAACGCGGTTTACGTCGCTCCGTCAACCGCTCCGCGTCCGGAAAGTTCAGCCGAGCCGCCTTTCATCATAGGCGGCCTGAGCCTTGCTGACCTCGGCCATATTGTCCTCGGCCCAATCGATCATGGCCTGGAGCGCATCGACCAGCGTGCCGCCCAGCGGCGTCAGGGCGTAGGAGACAGAGACCGGCACGGTCGGCGTCACCGTGCGGGTGACCAGTCCGTCCCGCTCAAGCTGGCGGACAGTCTGGCTCAGCATCTTCTGCGAAACGCCCTCGACACGCCGACGCAAGGCGTTGAACCGCATCGGTTCGTCCCGCAGCAGCGTCAGAACCAGCGTCGTCCACTTGTCGGCGACCCGATCCAGCAGTTGCCGCGTCGGGCAAGCGGCCGAATAGACGTCGGGCGGACGGGTTTCCGCCGGGTGACCAGATGAGAGTAAAGTGCCTTCTTGTGACATGCTGCACTTCATAACACCTGGTACCCGTTGGATACCACAGGAGATCATCCATGAAAGTCGCAGTCCTCGGCGCCAGCGGTCGCGCCGGCTCGGAAATCACCAAGGAACTGGCCGCGCGCGGTCATGCCGTCGTCGCCGTCGCCCGCAAGCCCGAAGCCATCCCTGCCCTGTCCGGCGTCACCCCGGTCGCGGGCGACGCCTCCGACTCCGCCGCCCTGGCGGAGATCATCAAGGGCTCAGACGCAGTGATCAGCGCCCTGCATCATGACGTCACGGCCGAAACCCTGCTGTCCGCCTTGAAGGCCGCCGGCGTGCCCCGACTGCTGGTCACGGGCGGCGCAGGCAGTCTGGAGGTCGCGCCGGGTGTGCGTCTGATCGACACCCCGGACTTCCCCGAGGCGTTCAAGCCCTACGCCCTGCCCGGCGTCGCCTTCTTGGACGATCTGCGCGGCGAGACCCAGATCGACTGGACCTTCTTCTCTCCGCCCGCCCTGATCGAGGAGGGGCCGCGTCTGGGGGCCTTCCGAACGGGCGGGGACCAGTTGATCGTCGATGACAAGGGCGACAGCAAGATCAGCTTCGCCGACTACGCCATCGCCATGGTGGACGAACTGGAACAGCACAAACACGGCCGCGCCCGGTTCACCGCCGCCTACTGACGCGACAGACACCGATCAAGAAAAAGGCCCCGGAGATCGCTCTCCGGGGCCTTCATCATTCTGGAACGTCGAGCGCTTAGGCGCCCAGAGAGGCCGGATCGACCTTGAAGCCCGGGCCCATCGTCGAAGACAGGCTGATGCGCTTCACATAGGTGCCCTTGGCGCCGGCCGGCTTGGAACGCACCAGGGCGTCCACGATGGCCTTCACGTTGGCTTCCAGGGCGTCCTGGGTGAAGGAGACCTTGCCGATGCCGGCGTGGACGATGCCCGCCTTCTCGACGCGGAACTCGACGGCGCCGCCCTTGGCGTCCTTGACGGCCTGGGCGACGTTCGGGGTCACGGTGCCGACCTTCGGGTTCGGCATCAGGCCGCGCGGGCCCAGCACCTTACCCAGACGGCCGACCAGGGCCATCATGTCCGGCGACGCGATCACGCGGTCGAACTCCATGAAGCCGCCGGCGATCTTTTCGTACAGATCTTCGGCGCCGACGTGTTCGGCGCCGGCTGCGGTGGCTTCGGCGGCCTTGGCGTCCTTGGCGAAGACGGCGACGCGAACGTCACGGCCCGTACCCGACGGCAGGTTCACAACGCCACGGACCTGTTGGTCGGCGTGACGCGGATCGACGCCCAGGTTGACGGCGATCTCAAGGGATTCGTCGAACTTCGACTTGGCGTTTTCCTTGGCCAGCTTGATGGCGTCGGTGAACGGCAGCAGGTCTTGGGTGACGCCGGTGCGGGCCTTTTGAGCCTTGGTTTGCTTGGCCATGGTTTAGCCCTCCACCACTTCGAGGCCCATCGCGCGGGCGGAGCCTTCGATGATCTTGGCCGCCGCGTCGAGGTCGTTGGCGTTCAGATCCTTCATCTTCTTTTCGGCGATCTCGCGCAGTTGCGCCTGCGTGATCTTGCCGGCGACTTCACGGCCGACCAGCTTCGAACCCGACTTCAGGCCCGTGGCCTGCTTCAGGTACCAGGTCGCCGGCGGCGTCTTGGTGATGAAGGTGAACGACTTGTCCTGATAGACGGTGATGACGGTCGGAAGCGGGGTGCCCTTGGCTTCCTTCTCGGTGCGCGCATTGAACTCCTTGCAGAAGCCCATGATGTTCACGCCGCGTTGACCCAGAGCCGGGCCGATCGGGGGCGAAGGCGTGGCCGAACCGGCCGGCACTTGCAGCTTGATATAGCCGAGGATCTTCTTGGCCATTGGTCTCTCCTATGAATGACCCGACGACTTAACGGCGGGCCGGTGAGCCGTGGTGCGGCATGGCTGCCTCCCACGGATTTGACGCTCCACGAGCCGAAGCCTGTCGAGCGAAGGCGCGCGTGTAACAGAGGGGGGACGGAAAGGCAAACGGGCGGCGTCACCTCCCCGTCGGCGAAGGCCGATGGGGAGGACAGGCGCCTCCGCGCATGGGGAGGCGAAACGAAAAAAGCCGCGCCCTTTCGGACGCGGCTTCAAATCTCAACCGGCGCCTGAGCGTCAGCCGGCGACCTTCTCCACCTGAGCATATTCCAGCTCGACCGGGGTGGCGCGGCCGAAGATGGACACGGCGACGCGCAGGCGGGCCTGTTCTTCGTCCACGCTCTCGACCGAACCGTCGAAGCTGGCGAAGGGTCCGTCGATGACCTTGACCTTCTCGCCGATGTCGAAGCGGATGGTGGGCTTCGGACGTTCGACGCCCTCTTCCACCTGGCCGATGATGTTCTGAACTTCGCGTTCCGAGACCGGCAGGGGCTTGGTGCCGCCGGCGGCGCCCAGGAAGCCCGTGACCTTCGGCGTGTTCTTGACCAGGTGATAGGCTTGGTCGGTCATTTCCATCTTCACCAGCACATAGCCGGGGAAGAATTTGCGTTCCGAGTTCACCTTGCGCCCACGACGGATCTCGACGACGTCCTCGGTCGGAACCAGGATTTCGGAGAAGGCGTCTTCCAGACCCTGCTGCTTGGCCTGATCACGCACCTGTTCGGCGACCTTCTTTTCGAAGTTCGAATAGGCGTTGACGATATACCACTTGTGGCGGGGATTGGCGGGCTTTGCGGGCGCTGCATCGGTCATGGGCGCGTCTTTCTCAGGATCCGAGAGCGATGATGTAGCGGAAGGCGAAACCGAGACCGGTGTCGACCACCCAGAAGAAGATCGCGGCGATGACCACCATGATGAAGACCATCACCGAAGTGATCCAGGTCTCCTTGCGGCTGGGCCACACGATCTTGCGGCCCTCCGCCATGACCTGCTTGTAGAAGTCGCTGGGGCTGGTGCGCGGCTTCTTGGGCGCGGGCGCATCGATGGTGATGGCGGCGGCGGCCGCAGCAGTCTGGGGCTTTGCGCCCGCCTGGGGCCGCTTGCCGGGAGATTTGGCCTTGGCCATCAGTTGCTCTTCACACAATTGTTCCTGTCGCCCCAGATGGGAAGTCCCATCCGGAAGCGACAGGGGGGATTGGCAGGAGTTGGGGGACTCGAACCCACGACCCCCGGTTTTGGAGACCGGTGCTCTACCAGCTGAGCTAAACTCCTAGACAATCGCGCGAACCCTCGGGTCCGTGCGTTCGCCAGAGGGGGGCGTATGCCCGACACCGCCCCGCATTTCAAGGGCGATGTGACACTTGTGACTAGTCTTCCAGATGCGCCGCAATGGCGGCCCGCTCGTCCTGGGCCTGGATCAGTTCCTTGAAGATCAACTTGTCGATGCGGCGGTCGTCCATATCGACGACCTCGACCTCGAATCGGCCGACCTGCACCACCTCGCCCTCATCCGGCACGCGCGACAGCTGGTGCAGAATCAGGCCGGCGACCGTGTGGAAGCCGTCGTGTTCGCCGAAGTCCTCGCCCAGGGTGTCAGCCAGATCGTCCAGGTCCGTCTGGCCGTCGACCAGCCAGCTGCCATCGGCGCGCTGATGGATCCAGGCCTGTTCCTCATCATGACCCTCGTTGAAGTCGCCGGCGATCATTTCCAGGATGTCGGTCGCAGTGACAACGCCTTCGAAGGCGCCGAACTCATCGACAATGAAGGCCATGTGGACCTTGGAGCCTTTCAGGATCTCAAGCGCCTTCAGCACCGAGGTCGACTGGGGGATGAAGGCCGGTTCGGCCACCAGGGGTTCGATGTCGAAACGTCCGTCGGTCAGCAAGGCGTCCAGCAGGTCCTTCTTGTGGACCACGCCCAGGGGATTATCGACGTCGCTCTCGCGCGCCACCACGATGCGCGAATACGGACAGGTGCGGATTTCCTCGCGCAGCACCGATTCGGGATCGTCCAGGGCGATCCAGAAGACGTCGTGGCGCGGCGTCATGGCCACCCGGACCGGGCGGTCGCCCAGACGCAGGATTTCCTCGATCATCACCTGTTCTTCGGGCTCGATCAGGCCGGCCGAGGTCCCTTCAGCCAGGATGGTCGCGACCTCTTCCTGGGTGACGTCCGAGCCATCGCGATCCTTGACGCCCAGAAGTTTAAGGATGCCCGAGGTCGAGGCCGTCAGCAGCAGCACAAAGGGTTTCAGCACGATCGCGAGGGTCGAGATCGGCGGCGCCATCTTGGCCGCGATGGTCTCGGGGAAGATCAGGGCCAGACGCTTGGGCACCAGCTCGCCGACGATCAGCGAGATATAGGTGATGCAGACCACGACCAGGGCCGTGGAGAAGATTTCGGTATAGGCGGCCAGCGCCGGGAAACTGGTCTCGAGGATCCGGTCCAATTCGCCTGCGATGGTCGCCTGGCCGTAGGCGCCCGCCAGAATGCCGATCAGGGTGATGCCGACCTGGACCGCCGACAGGAACTGGGTCGGCTCCTCGGCCAGTTTCAGCGCCTTGCGCGCCCCGCGATCCCCCTTCTCCGCCCGGCTTTGAAGCTTGGATCTCCGGGAGGAAACGACCGCCAGCTCGGTCATGGCGAACAGGCCGTTGAGCACCACCAGGAGCAGAACGACGACAATAGCGATGAGTAACATCTAGGGGTTTTTGGAGACCAACGCGGCGCAACAGACGGCGTCCGCGCAAAGACACTAGAGCACGGCGGCGCTTTGCGCCACGCTTTCCTTGCGTGTCAGCCCGCCCGGCCGGCCTCGATCGAGCCATAGGCGCCGGAAACCGGGCGTCCGTTCGCGTCATATTGCGACGCGCAGGCGCACAGGCCGAGCACGGTGCCGATGAACAGTCCGATATGAATTGCGCGTCGCATCGTGGTTGCCAATCGCTTAACGTCGATGAAGGACATAAACGATCGCTTAACTTTCCGGCAAGCCGGCGCCCCGCTCAGGGGAAAACCGCGGCCTAGCTCAGTCTCCCCTTCCCCGCGCCGGACGGCTAAGAGAAGGCCATGCAGACTCTGGACTTCCTCGACGCCCTACCCGACGGCGCCTTGTCTTCGCCTGCGGCCCAGCGCAACGCCGCCTCGATCCTGGACGTGTTGCGGACGCACCTGCCGGCGCGGGGGCAGGTGCTGGAGATTGCGGCCGGATCGGGCGACCACGCCCTGGCCTTCGCCTCGGCCCTGTCCGGTCTGGATTGGACGCCCAGCGATCCCAGCCCCCAGGCGCGCGACAGCCTCTCGGCCTGGCGGCGCGCCGGCCCGTCGAATCTGCGCCCGCCCCTGTCGGTGGACGCCGCCGATCCGGCGACGTGGCCGCAAGATCGGTTCGACGTCGTCTATTGTGCGAACATGACGCACATCAGCCCCTGGTCGGCGACCGAGGGGCTGATGGATCTGGCCGGTCGCGTCCTGCGACGCCCCGGCGGTCTGCTGGTTCTATATGGCCCCTATCGCGAGGCCGAGGTTCCGCTGGCGGCCTCGAACGCCGCCTTCGACGAGAGTCTGAAGGCGCGAAACCCGGCATGGGGCCTGCGGGACCGTGCGGCGGTCGAGACCCTGGCCCGGTCGCATGGCCTTGCGGCCACGCGCCGGGCTCCGATGCCGTCGAACAACCTGACCCTGCTGTTCAGAAGCGTCTGATTTCAGAGCGCGCCGATGGCGGCCGACAGCTGGGCGCGCTCGTTCAGCAAGGTCGTCTTGCCGTCCTTGAACAGGGCGCCCTGGGCCTCGACCGTCACGCCGAAGCTTTCAGCCGCAACGGCGACGCCGTCGGCGAAGGCGATGACCAGCAGATCATGGGCGCGCGCTAGGTCGATCAGCGATCGCACGGCGGCCAGGCCGGCCTCGTCCTGCGACCCGCCGGGCACGACCAGGCCTTTCAGACGGCCCTCGACGATGTCGGTCGCCGTCGCCGTCGCCAGAACGGTCACGCCGCCGGTGATCAGGCTGGCGTCGCCGGTCGAGATGGGCGCCAGGCCCACGCCTTCAGCCCGCAGCGCCCCTTCGACGTCGCCCAGTTCGCCGAATTCCATGTCACGTCGCATCACCAGTCCCATGCGCAGCCGGGTCGGAACGGGACGGTTGTAACCAGTGCGACGGGGTCCGGCGGAAGATTTGCTTTGAGCGTACAAGACGTCTCCTTCTAGGGTTTCAATAAACATCGAGATTCTGCGACAAAGGCCGCCGAACCATCGACACGAAGAACCAGAAAAACGAAAATCGACGGGTCCGACCATGGTCGTCCCGCACTCTGGATCGTTTGTGGAATGCCGCCTGATATAGTGAAAAATCCGGCAGGATCAACCTTGGACACCCCCGCATGTGCGCAGAGTGATCCTGACGGCCTTGACCCGCTTGCTCGCATCGGCGCCCGGCCCTAGACAGCGGCATTGATCGAGCGACGGAATCCGATGGCCTTCACCCGCACCTATGACGGCGACGAACCCGTCCGCGTAAACAAATGGCTGGGCCAGACCGGCGTCTGTTCGCGCCGCGAAGCCGAGAGCCTGATCGCCGAAGGCTTAGTCTCCATCGACGGCGAGACCATCAGCGACGCCGGCCGCAAGATCGAGCCGGGCCAGACGCTGACGCTGAACGACACGGCCCAGCAAGCCCTGGCCTCGGGCATGACCCTGGTTCTGCACAAGCCGGTCGGCTACGTTTCGGGCCAGCCGGATCCGGGCAAGATTCCCGCCGTGCGCCTGCTG is a window encoding:
- the rplL gene encoding 50S ribosomal protein L7/L12, encoding MADLAKIVEDLSALTVLEAAELSKLLEEKWGVSAAAPVAMAMPAGGGAAPAEAAEEQTEFTVVLIDGGDKKINVIKEVRGVRSDLGLKEAKDLVEGAPQNVVENVSKQAADEVAKKLTEAGAKVQIK
- the rplJ gene encoding 50S ribosomal protein L10, producing the protein MDRAQKAESIETLKGVFADAGSVVVTHNLGLTVAEMEDLRGRLRKEGGAFKVVKNRLALKALEAEEGSDYHGLFKGPVGIAYAENPGTAAKVATEFAKANDRFKIIGGFMGETVVDVKGVEVLSKLPTLDEVRSQLIGLLNAPATKIAGVLQAPAGQLARVFNAYATKEAA
- a CDS encoding glutathione S-transferase, producing MAYELYYWPTIQGRGEFVRLALEAAGADYVDVSRQDNGKAMMTLMETAATPSFAPPFLRLGDRTVGQVAAILAWLGPQLGLSPNGDSDRAWLNQIQLTFADLVAEAHDTHHPVDLMAYYDEQKSEAARRSKAFREQRIGKFLRWTEQVLIANPSGPDWLVSHHLTYADLSLFQVVEGLRYAFPKATEAVLNTTPHIVAVRDRVAALPRVSTYLKSDRRIPFNEDGIFRRYPELDG
- a CDS encoding DUF2059 domain-containing protein yields the protein MRIIGLLTVAALFGLFAVGPVAAQDRGLAQRTALAERVIRLSAGPNFTKVMEAMIADQLAKADTEGQGAEEAAWLRSNAPRMLTAMVDDMMADMVPHYASTFTVEELEAQIAFYDSPVGRQVATKTLQLSAVMNEITMEHLTAFIGELMTKYCARFDCETGGQTGRKSGRR
- a CDS encoding NUDIX hydrolase, with the protein product MAKAAKRTGRSETRQVAALPWRRGEAGLEILMITSRETRRWVIPKGGRMAGKTDAEAAAQEALEEAGVRGPIGDATIGHFRYAKIVRSGDLRRHVVAVYPMEVVLQLGDWPEAHQRDRRWMTPEAAADSVHEADLALLIRDFAATPPSD
- a CDS encoding winged helix-turn-helix transcriptional regulator, encoding MSQEGTLLSSGHPAETRPPDVYSAACPTRQLLDRVADKWTTLVLTLLRDEPMRFNALRRRVEGVSQKMLSQTVRQLERDGLVTRTVTPTVPVSVSYALTPLGGTLVDALQAMIDWAEDNMAEVSKAQAAYDERRLG
- a CDS encoding NAD(P)-dependent oxidoreductase, with translation MKVAVLGASGRAGSEITKELAARGHAVVAVARKPEAIPALSGVTPVAGDASDSAALAEIIKGSDAVISALHHDVTAETLLSALKAAGVPRLLVTGGAGSLEVAPGVRLIDTPDFPEAFKPYALPGVAFLDDLRGETQIDWTFFSPPALIEEGPRLGAFRTGGDQLIVDDKGDSKISFADYAIAMVDELEQHKHGRARFTAAY
- the rplA gene encoding 50S ribosomal protein L1 produces the protein MAKQTKAQKARTGVTQDLLPFTDAIKLAKENAKSKFDESLEIAVNLGVDPRHADQQVRGVVNLPSGTGRDVRVAVFAKDAKAAEATAAGAEHVGAEDLYEKIAGGFMEFDRVIASPDMMALVGRLGKVLGPRGLMPNPKVGTVTPNVAQAVKDAKGGAVEFRVEKAGIVHAGIGKVSFTQDALEANVKAIVDALVRSKPAGAKGTYVKRISLSSTMGPGFKVDPASLGA
- the rplK gene encoding 50S ribosomal protein L11; translation: MAKKILGYIKLQVPAGSATPSPPIGPALGQRGVNIMGFCKEFNARTEKEAKGTPLPTVITVYQDKSFTFITKTPPATWYLKQATGLKSGSKLVGREVAGKITQAQLREIAEKKMKDLNANDLDAAAKIIEGSARAMGLEVVEG
- the nusG gene encoding transcription termination/antitermination protein NusG, with product MTDAAPAKPANPRHKWYIVNAYSNFEKKVAEQVRDQAKQQGLEDAFSEILVPTEDVVEIRRGRKVNSERKFFPGYVLVKMEMTDQAYHLVKNTPKVTGFLGAAGGTKPLPVSEREVQNIIGQVEEGVERPKPTIRFDIGEKVKVIDGPFASFDGSVESVDEEQARLRVAVSIFGRATPVELEYAQVEKVAG
- the secE gene encoding preprotein translocase subunit SecE translates to MAKAKSPGKRPQAGAKPQTAAAAAAITIDAPAPKKPRTSPSDFYKQVMAEGRKIVWPSRKETWITSVMVFIMVVIAAIFFWVVDTGLGFAFRYIIALGS
- a CDS encoding hemolysin family protein — protein: MLLIAIVVVLLLVVLNGLFAMTELAVVSSRRSKLQSRAEKGDRGARKALKLAEEPTQFLSAVQVGITLIGILAGAYGQATIAGELDRILETSFPALAAYTEIFSTALVVVCITYISLIVGELVPKRLALIFPETIAAKMAPPISTLAIVLKPFVLLLTASTSGILKLLGVKDRDGSDVTQEEVATILAEGTSAGLIEPEEQVMIEEILRLGDRPVRVAMTPRHDVFWIALDDPESVLREEIRTCPYSRIVVARESDVDNPLGVVHKKDLLDALLTDGRFDIEPLVAEPAFIPQSTSVLKALEILKGSKVHMAFIVDEFGAFEGVVTATDILEMIAGDFNEGHDEEQAWIHQRADGSWLVDGQTDLDDLADTLGEDFGEHDGFHTVAGLILHQLSRVPDEGEVVQVGRFEVEVVDMDDRRIDKLIFKELIQAQDERAAIAAHLED
- a CDS encoding DUF938 domain-containing protein, with product MQTLDFLDALPDGALSSPAAQRNAASILDVLRTHLPARGQVLEIAAGSGDHALAFASALSGLDWTPSDPSPQARDSLSAWRRAGPSNLRPPLSVDAADPATWPQDRFDVVYCANMTHISPWSATEGLMDLAGRVLRRPGGLLVLYGPYREAEVPLAASNAAFDESLKARNPAWGLRDRAAVETLARSHGLAATRRAPMPSNNLTLLFRSV